A portion of the Krasilnikovia cinnamomea genome contains these proteins:
- the paaI gene encoding hydroxyphenylacetyl-CoA thioesterase PaaI, producing MARTAAHEMFDRDAASRGLGMELIGAADGAAEVRMPVTPAMVNGHDIAHGGFVFLLADTAFACACNSHGPVTVAAGADIAFLRPVRTGEVLVAQARERVRQGRTGIYDVTVTREGTDEVVAEFRGRSHVVRAPGAPR from the coding sequence ATGGCACGGACCGCAGCGCACGAGATGTTCGACCGCGACGCCGCCTCGCGCGGCCTGGGCATGGAACTGATCGGGGCCGCCGACGGCGCCGCCGAGGTCCGGATGCCGGTCACTCCAGCCATGGTGAACGGCCACGACATCGCCCACGGGGGATTCGTGTTTCTGCTGGCCGACACCGCGTTCGCCTGCGCCTGCAACAGCCACGGCCCGGTCACCGTGGCCGCCGGCGCCGACATCGCCTTCCTGCGGCCGGTCCGCACGGGCGAGGTGCTCGTGGCGCAGGCCCGCGAACGCGTCCGGCAGGGCCGCACCGGCATCTACGACGTCACCGTGACCCGCGAGGGCACCGACGAGGTGGTGGCCGAGTTCCGCGGCCGCAGCCACGTCGTGCGCGCGCCCGGGGCGCCCCGATGA
- a CDS encoding TetR/AcrR family transcriptional regulator — MTGAAGNPPARSPLPRAERIPREGARPRRGRPGHDQDAVLTAAVRLFNERGYEATSMGELAERLGITKSSIYHHVSSKQELLRMAVDHALDGLFEAADEVRAGHTPAIERLELLIRRSVLVLADRLEYVTLLLRVRGNTAVEQQALLRRRVFDAIVTDLVKQAQADGALRPDVDPATAARLLFGMVNSLIEWYSPARGAAEPLADTITAIAFDGLRTRP, encoded by the coding sequence ATGACCGGGGCCGCCGGCAACCCGCCGGCGCGTTCCCCGCTCCCGCGTGCCGAGCGGATCCCGCGCGAGGGCGCCCGGCCCCGCCGCGGGCGCCCCGGTCACGACCAGGACGCCGTGCTCACCGCCGCCGTGCGGCTGTTCAACGAACGCGGCTACGAGGCCACCAGCATGGGCGAGCTGGCCGAACGCCTCGGCATCACCAAGTCGAGCATCTACCACCACGTCAGCAGCAAGCAGGAGCTACTGCGCATGGCGGTCGACCACGCCCTAGACGGGCTGTTCGAGGCCGCCGACGAGGTCCGCGCCGGGCACACCCCCGCGATCGAACGCCTGGAGTTGCTGATCCGCCGCAGCGTGCTGGTGCTCGCCGACCGGCTGGAGTACGTGACGCTGCTGCTGCGGGTGCGCGGCAACACGGCCGTGGAGCAGCAGGCGCTGCTGCGCCGCCGGGTCTTCGACGCGATCGTGACCGATCTCGTGAAACAGGCCCAGGCGGACGGCGCCCTGCGCCCAGACGTGGACCCCGCGACCGCGGCCCGCCTGCTGTTCGGCATGGTCAACTCGCTCATCGAGTGGTACAGCCCCGCCCGGGGCGCCGCCGAGCCGCTGGCCGACACGATCACCGCGATCGCCTTCGACGGGCTGCGCACCCGGCCCTGA
- the iolB gene encoding 5-deoxy-glucuronate isomerase: protein MPPDDAPREIGPLVPRGSTGQPPFELVVTPESAGWRYCGLRVLDLSVGTRATFTTGADEMLVLPLAGGCDVTCDDERVTLTGRDSVFSRISDFAYLPREATVTVRAPSGGRFALPGARASRRLPFRYGAAQDVAVELRGAGQASRQVNNVCTPETFDADRLIVCEVITPGGNWSSYPPHKHDEPRPGEAPLEEIYYFEVGASPSGAAGVGYQRAYGHPDRPIDVCAEVRGGDAVLIPYGWHGPTMAAPGYDLYHLNVMAGPGQRRWLACDDPAHAWVRAAWSGQPVDPRLPMTSATARRRRRPGPASGLR, encoded by the coding sequence ATGCCCCCGGACGACGCACCGCGCGAGATCGGCCCTCTGGTGCCCCGGGGCAGTACCGGGCAGCCGCCGTTCGAGCTGGTCGTGACACCGGAGTCGGCCGGCTGGCGGTACTGCGGGCTGCGCGTGCTCGACCTGTCGGTCGGCACCCGGGCGACGTTCACGACCGGCGCCGACGAGATGCTCGTCCTGCCACTGGCCGGTGGTTGCGACGTCACCTGCGACGACGAGCGGGTCACGCTGACCGGCCGCGACTCGGTGTTCTCCCGGATCAGCGACTTCGCGTACCTGCCGCGGGAGGCGACCGTCACGGTGCGCGCCCCCAGCGGCGGCCGGTTCGCGCTGCCCGGCGCGCGGGCGAGCCGCCGGCTGCCGTTCCGCTACGGGGCCGCCCAGGACGTCGCGGTGGAACTGCGCGGCGCCGGTCAGGCCAGCCGCCAGGTCAACAACGTCTGCACCCCGGAGACCTTCGACGCCGACCGGCTCATCGTGTGCGAGGTGATCACGCCCGGCGGCAACTGGTCGTCGTACCCGCCGCACAAGCACGACGAGCCGCGCCCGGGGGAGGCGCCGCTGGAGGAGATCTACTACTTCGAGGTGGGTGCGTCGCCGTCCGGCGCGGCGGGGGTGGGATACCAGCGCGCGTACGGCCACCCGGACCGCCCGATCGACGTGTGCGCCGAGGTGCGCGGCGGCGACGCCGTGCTGATCCCGTACGGATGGCACGGCCCGACGATGGCCGCGCCCGGCTACGACCTGTACCACCTCAACGTCATGGCCGGGCCGGGTCAGCGGCGGTGGCTGGCCTGCGACGACCCGGCCCACGCGTGGGTGCGCGCCGCCTGGTCCGGCCAGCCGGTCGACCCGCGCCTGCCGATGACCTCCGCGACGGCTCGCCGGCGCCGCCGGCCCGGCCCGGCGAGCGGACTCCGGTAG
- a CDS encoding MFS transporter yields MATTHVESTADLAALHRRTLAVVMASQVFSGAGLAAGVTVGALLAQSMLGTTSLSGLPSALFTAGSAAAALLIGRLSQRLGRRAGLTAGYLAGALGGVGVVLAASLDNVPLLLVSLLVYGAGTATNLQARYAGADLVGPDRRGRAVSAVLVATTLGAVVGPNLVTVTGRAAEQWHIPALAGPFVLAAVGYGIAAAVLFVLLRPDPLQVARALPGGEAVPGPGDSPGRSPRFRASVTAGAATMVLTQLVMVAVMTMTPVHMQDHGHGLGATGLVIAVHIAGMYLPSPITGVLVDRVGRIPVAVASGVTLLAAGVVSATAPESSVALLTLALGLLGLGWNLGLVSGTAIVTDAAPPSTRAKTQGTVDLCVALSGAGGGIASGMIMSATSYATLSVIGGVLALAVIPFVASSGRRP; encoded by the coding sequence ATGGCCACCACCCACGTCGAGTCGACCGCCGACCTTGCGGCCCTGCACCGCCGCACCCTCGCGGTCGTCATGGCGTCCCAGGTGTTCAGCGGCGCCGGACTCGCCGCCGGCGTCACCGTCGGCGCATTGCTGGCGCAGTCGATGCTCGGCACCACCAGCCTGTCCGGCCTGCCCTCCGCCCTGTTCACCGCGGGTTCGGCGGCCGCCGCGCTGCTGATCGGACGCCTGTCGCAACGCCTCGGCCGGCGCGCCGGCCTGACCGCGGGCTACCTGGCCGGGGCACTCGGCGGGGTGGGCGTCGTGCTCGCCGCCAGCCTCGACAACGTCCCGCTGCTGCTGGTGTCGCTGCTGGTCTACGGCGCGGGCACCGCCACGAATCTGCAGGCCCGGTATGCCGGTGCCGACCTGGTCGGGCCGGACCGGCGCGGCCGCGCGGTCAGCGCCGTACTCGTCGCCACCACCCTGGGCGCGGTCGTCGGCCCCAACCTGGTCACGGTCACCGGCCGCGCCGCCGAACAGTGGCACATCCCCGCGCTGGCCGGGCCGTTCGTGCTAGCCGCCGTCGGCTACGGCATCGCCGCGGCGGTCCTGTTCGTCCTGCTGCGGCCCGACCCGCTGCAGGTCGCCCGAGCCCTGCCCGGGGGTGAGGCCGTCCCGGGGCCGGGCGATTCACCGGGGCGCTCGCCGCGGTTCAGGGCGAGCGTCACCGCGGGCGCCGCCACGATGGTCCTCACCCAGCTGGTCATGGTCGCGGTCATGACGATGACTCCGGTGCACATGCAGGACCACGGCCACGGGCTCGGCGCCACCGGCCTGGTCATCGCCGTCCACATCGCCGGGATGTACCTGCCGTCGCCGATCACGGGTGTCCTCGTCGACCGGGTCGGGCGCATCCCGGTCGCCGTGGCGTCCGGCGTCACGCTGCTGGCCGCCGGCGTCGTCTCGGCGACCGCACCCGAGTCCTCCGTAGCCCTGCTCACCCTGGCCCTCGGGCTGCTCGGCCTCGGCTGGAACCTCGGTCTGGTCTCCGGCACCGCCATCGTCACCGACGCGGCGCCCCCGAGCACGCGGGCGAAGACCCAGGGCACCGTCGACCTCTGCGTCGCGCTGTCCGGCGCCGGGGGCGGCATCGCCAGCGGCATGATCATGAGCGCGACCAGCTACGCCACGCTGTCGGTCATCGGCGGCGTGCTCGCGCTGGCGGTCATCCCGTTCGTGGCGTCGAGCGGCCGGCGCCCGTAG
- a CDS encoding GNAT family N-acetyltransferase, protein MNAAIRPAAAAELSAVGALVALSFDRLDANHYLVPDGGDRLRVMGDYFTLYTEHAAGHGRVDVVPGADGPAATAVWFDRTGKTPEPPSYHARLAALAGPYLERFRALDELFDTHHPDEPHWHLAFLAVHPGAQRRGLGGALMAHTHAELDAAGVPAYLEATNGDNVRLYRRHGYTDMATFEIPLPDGTPFFRMWRPAS, encoded by the coding sequence ATGAACGCGGCGATCCGCCCGGCCGCCGCCGCCGAACTCAGCGCCGTGGGTGCCCTGGTCGCGCTGTCGTTCGACCGGCTCGACGCCAACCACTACCTGGTTCCGGACGGCGGTGACCGGCTGCGCGTCATGGGTGACTACTTCACCCTGTACACCGAGCACGCCGCCGGGCACGGCCGCGTCGACGTGGTGCCCGGAGCCGACGGCCCGGCCGCCACGGCGGTGTGGTTCGACCGCACCGGCAAGACGCCCGAGCCGCCGTCGTACCATGCCCGGCTCGCCGCGCTGGCCGGGCCGTACCTGGAGCGGTTCCGGGCGCTCGACGAGCTGTTCGACACGCACCACCCGGACGAGCCGCACTGGCATCTGGCGTTCCTGGCGGTGCACCCGGGTGCGCAGCGCCGGGGGCTGGGCGGGGCGCTGATGGCGCACACCCACGCCGAGCTGGACGCGGCCGGGGTGCCCGCGTACCTGGAGGCCACCAACGGCGACAACGTCCGGTTGTACCGGCGGCACGGCTACACCGACATGGCGACGTTCGAGATTCCGCTGCCCGACGGGACGCCGTTCTTCCGCATGTGGCGGCCCGCGTCCTGA
- a CDS encoding APC family permease: protein MSTTATTTAPAVSNLSTALARDRLGVAAVVFFVMSAAAPLTVVAGVVPTGLAVTGLTGIPVAFAAVALVLAVFSVGYVAMARHIANAGAFYAYVSRGLGRPLGVGAAWVALVAYNMFQIAAYGGFGAIAAPLFADWFGVDVQWWVLALGAWALVAVLGVRDVAVNGKVLATLLVAEIVLVVAFALADVSSPGFQPAAAPLDPSGLVGAGAGALLVMAVTGFVGFEQSVVFSEESRDPRRTVARATYLAITLIAVLYGFAAWAMISAAGPEAVSRAGTEGPELFFNLAADRIGTLALHLGHALFLTSLIAAMISFHNIIARYTFSLGREGVLPRAFGRTVPGTGAPKNGSLAQSALGLVVIGLYAFAGWDPLVQLFFWGGTGGGIGVLLLITLTSVAVLGYFARQPAGEDAWHRVGAPLISTALLLVMTYLALTNIAILFGVAPGSAPTWVVPLAFGTVALVGVAWALILRTARPQVYAGIGFGARSVTAAPRGFAAVLGQAGEQEAKR from the coding sequence GTGTCCACCACCGCAACCACCACCGCCCCGGCGGTCAGCAACCTCTCCACCGCCCTGGCCCGCGACCGCCTCGGCGTCGCCGCCGTCGTGTTCTTCGTGATGTCGGCGGCGGCACCCCTCACGGTCGTCGCCGGCGTGGTCCCCACCGGCCTGGCCGTCACCGGCCTCACCGGCATCCCGGTCGCGTTCGCCGCGGTCGCCCTGGTGCTGGCGGTGTTCTCGGTCGGCTACGTGGCCATGGCCCGGCACATCGCCAACGCGGGCGCGTTCTACGCCTACGTCTCCCGCGGGCTGGGCCGCCCGCTGGGCGTCGGCGCGGCGTGGGTCGCGCTGGTGGCGTACAACATGTTCCAGATCGCCGCGTACGGCGGGTTCGGCGCGATCGCGGCGCCGCTGTTCGCGGACTGGTTCGGCGTCGACGTGCAGTGGTGGGTGCTGGCGCTGGGCGCGTGGGCCCTGGTCGCCGTCCTCGGGGTACGCGACGTCGCGGTCAACGGAAAGGTGCTGGCCACGCTGCTGGTCGCCGAGATCGTGCTCGTCGTGGCGTTCGCCCTCGCGGACGTGAGCTCTCCCGGGTTCCAGCCCGCCGCGGCCCCGCTCGACCCGAGCGGCCTGGTCGGCGCGGGAGCGGGCGCCCTGCTGGTCATGGCGGTCACCGGGTTCGTCGGCTTCGAGCAGTCCGTGGTCTTCAGCGAGGAGTCCCGCGACCCCCGGCGCACCGTGGCGCGGGCCACCTACCTCGCCATCACCCTCATCGCCGTCCTGTACGGCTTCGCCGCCTGGGCGATGATCTCGGCGGCCGGTCCCGAGGCGGTGAGCCGGGCCGGTACCGAGGGTCCCGAGCTGTTCTTCAACCTGGCGGCCGACCGGATCGGCACCCTGGCGCTGCACCTGGGCCACGCCCTGTTCCTGACGTCCCTGATCGCCGCCATGATCTCCTTCCACAACATCATCGCCCGGTACACGTTCTCCCTCGGCCGCGAAGGGGTGCTCCCGCGCGCGTTCGGCCGGACCGTGCCGGGCACCGGCGCGCCGAAGAACGGCTCCCTGGCGCAGTCCGCCCTCGGCCTGGTGGTCATCGGGCTGTACGCGTTCGCGGGCTGGGATCCGCTGGTCCAGCTGTTCTTCTGGGGCGGCACGGGCGGCGGCATCGGAGTCCTGCTGCTGATCACGCTCACCTCGGTCGCCGTGCTCGGGTACTTCGCCCGCCAGCCCGCCGGCGAGGACGCCTGGCACCGGGTCGGCGCGCCACTGATCAGCACCGCGTTGCTGCTGGTCATGACGTACCTGGCGCTGACCAACATCGCGATCCTGTTCGGCGTGGCGCCCGGATCCGCACCCACCTGGGTGGTGCCGCTGGCCTTCGGGACCGTCGCCCTGGTGGGGGTCGCGTGGGCGCTGATCCTGCGCACCGCCCGCCCCCAGGTGTACGCCGGGATCGGCTTCGGCGCCCGCAGCGTCACCGCGGCCCCGCGCGGCTTCGCGGCGGTCCTCGGACAGGCCGGCGAGCAGGAGGCAAAGCGGTGA
- a CDS encoding GOLPH3/VPS74 family protein, protein MASPPQLPLADDLFLAAHDTPRGRCLLSPATLGLGLAAGLLAELILWRRLDLRDGRITIVDDRPTTDAATTAVLEQLIREPQHRQVREWISFLATGVATDLVARRLSRAGLVHRHERRGLRGHRVTYVPVDNAVAGWPGSRVRTAVGRGELLDIPDLVLAGLILATGLDQHLLVTYDAREREHLFDQLRRRLPAMLQELVGHAEAAVGDAVMARRA, encoded by the coding sequence GTGGCGTCACCGCCGCAGCTACCACTCGCCGACGACCTGTTCCTCGCCGCCCACGACACCCCGCGCGGCCGGTGCCTGCTCAGCCCCGCCACCCTCGGCCTCGGCCTGGCCGCCGGCCTGCTGGCCGAGCTCATCCTGTGGCGGCGGCTGGACCTGCGCGACGGGCGGATCACCATAGTGGACGACCGGCCCACCACCGACGCCGCCACCACGGCCGTGCTGGAACAGCTCATCCGGGAGCCGCAACACCGGCAGGTCCGCGAATGGATCTCGTTCCTGGCCACCGGGGTCGCCACCGACCTGGTCGCCCGCCGGCTCAGCCGCGCCGGGCTCGTCCACCGCCACGAGCGGCGCGGGCTGCGGGGCCACCGGGTCACGTACGTGCCGGTGGACAACGCGGTCGCGGGCTGGCCCGGCAGCCGGGTTCGCACGGCGGTCGGCCGCGGTGAGCTGCTCGACATCCCCGACCTCGTGCTGGCCGGGCTCATCCTCGCCACGGGCCTCGACCAGCACCTGCTCGTCACGTACGACGCTCGCGAGCGTGAGCACCTGTTCGACCAGCTACGCCGCCGGCTGCCGGCCATGCTCCAGGAGCTGGTCGGGCACGCCGAGGCCGCGGTGGGCGACGCCGTGATGGCCCGCCGCGCCTGA